Part of the Chelmon rostratus isolate fCheRos1 chromosome 10, fCheRos1.pri, whole genome shotgun sequence genome is shown below.
CTGCAAGGGTGGATGTGCCTCATAGACGATAGTTGTAGCAACAGGTTTTTGCCCCTCAGAATTACTCAGAGTTAATGATTAATGATAGAAGATGCTTCTGTTGACTCAGTCCATTTACCTGAATATAATCCATGTGCATGTAAGTAATATGTGGATAATTTCCCATATTATGATTTTTCAAATGATATGAACAGGTGTTGATGTGATTTCTAAAGTGTTTGGATGTGAACAGTCAATGAAAATGTGATAACTGAAGTGTACTGCTCGGGGCGCCAATGGCCGATGGTGAGATTGTAAATGACAGTAGAAGTAGTTTTCATTATCGGTTCCTCTTCTTTAAATTCATGTGCACTGAACAGAAGGTGGATGGACTatgaagacacatttttatgTCATTCAGTTAAACAAAAACTCACCGTCTAAGATAATGATCGGGAACGTCTTGTGTGAATCTGGAGCCAAAGCGCTGCCGTACCCACAGCTGTACTGTCCTGTGTCAGACCTGGTGGCCTGTCTGATGGTCACGTCCAGTCCAAATGTAGACACTTCTTTATATTCAAGGCTGTACCTGCCGCTCTGAGtcctgtttccatctgtttcaaTCAGAATGTCGTCGTCTTTTTCACATTGGCCCTTACAGAAAAACTTCTGTCTTCCATAGACTGTAGAGCTGCACGGAAATGTCGCATTGTCTCCTTCCACAGCTGAGCGGATAAAACCAGAGTGTCCAGCCAACGGTGCTGTTGGAAAATTCAGCAGTTACTATTTATACTGCATTCTACATCACAGTACTTCCTGCTTCACATTAACACATATCCAGTCACACTGGGAGCTGCCCAGTTCAACCACAGTCTGTGACTGGTGGAGTAATGATTTCATACAATATCTATAAAGTGTTCCCACAATTTAAATTGATTTCATTCATCCTTATGCTGCAAACATCACTAATGTTGATGAGGTGAAGTAAATACACCAGTTTCATCAGAAACTCACCGTCTGAAACTCTGATCTCAAAGTCAGTGTATGAATCTGGAAGCGAGTTTCTGCCCACACCACACCTGTAGCGTCCTGAGTCGGACTTGGTCATTCGTGTGATGGTCACAGACAGGATTCCTCCTCCAGAGGGTCCGTTTCTGTATTTAATGctgtatctgtctctctgagctACATCGTCATCCGTTTTAACGAGAACATCTTCTGCTTTACATTCTTCCTTACAGAAGAACTTCCTGCTTGCCGCCACAGACAAGTGGCAACTGATTGTACCgtttcctccttcagctgctgagtAGATGTTGAGTTTTGCACTGACGAGCCCAGTGTGCCCACCACGCAGAGCTGTTGAACAGGTGAACGGAGAACAGTGAAGGTCAGTACTGACTGTAAAACAGATTGCAGGTTTTGTTCCAGAGGCAGCTGTTGCTGGActtgttgctgcagcagtggtACCTGCACTGTGTTGTGGGTGATTTAGTTTGTTCCTGCTTTATAACACCAACTGCATAAGTGAGCACCAACAAATAATGGGTTTGCACATTTTCTCAAACTCAAATTGGGTTAGTTTTAAATGCAATGGACTAGATTAGATTGTGGAAATGTTGCTATTAACTACTATTAACAGAGAAGAACATCTCAGTAAGAACACAGCAACTGAAATAACATATGGCATCCATCATTTGGACAAACGTACTTAGCAACgtgtgctgcagcattaaagagGGCCAGGTAACCAGTTCTCACCTgaacagatgaagaagaacagaacaTGGTGGATattcattctgaatttgatccTGCAGGAGAACTGCCTCTATCACTTCACTCCTTCCACTCTCTGTCGGTCTGATCACGAAGCTGAAGGTGCTTTAACGTTTCCCTCCTCTACGTCGccccctctgtctgttttaGCTTGTAGCTTTAGCTGCACCCACATGATGATGAGGATGTGATGGGGAAGTATAACAGTAACTGAAATCAAATGCTGTAACACATCTGACTGAAAATACTGTTAAAtcacagataaaaagaaagcaaagagaaaattCAGTGATTGTCAACAGTAAGAAACTTCCATCATCTTCAACGAAGCTGTTCAAGTCAGAGAACAGCATTTTTGTACTTCTTCCATCAGTTTACTGACTATCATTTCTCACCTTCAAAAACTAGACATGACAGGAAGTGCTGCATTCAGAACTTATTATATATTAGAAATCCGCAGAATGAATCCACCTCAAACATCTGCTGGCTAACATTTGTAACCTTAATCCAGGCAGCACTTAAGAATTCATGTGATTTTGATTATGTCTGACAAGGTTTACACTTTAAAACTCAGTAAAAAGAGAAGTACAGGCCCTGTGAGGCAGCATCTTGCTGTGGTTTTTGAAAACTGAACTTCATGATGCAACTTGTTtaaaatagatagatagatagatagatagatagatagatagatagatagatagatagatagatagatagatagatagatagatagatagatagatagatagatatactttatttatcccaagctgggatTTGTAGTAAATAAAGTGTACAGTGACTGTAAGTTATGACCTATTTACAGCAGGAGACAGCAGACTGTCCGAGGACAGAAGCTCTGCTGGACGAGGTCGGCATGTCGGGAACGTTGTTGTTAGTTTACATTCAGATCTAGAAACCACATCTTTGTATGGTGTCATTATTTAACTGCTACTCCACAGGAGCCTGCTCACATTATCCCTGACTAATGTTTCATTAGCACATAATAACCTGAAACCAAGAATCACTGGGCTTTCATTAGTTTACAATGAGCTCTTCAGATCTACAGAGGGAGTCCGTCCTCCTCCAcggagtctgccatgttgcaccaccatgtttccaCAGTGACCCAGAATAGAGGCTCCAGAGTCTGTGAGCTGACGGCAGCCAGGTGAGCAATGCTGTTACTAACAACAGAAGAAATATTAGAAGAAATCAGTGACGGCTTTAATTCTGGATTTTATTGACTCTTGGTTTGCACTGCAGAGGCTTCCCTCCTGATTATAATGGCTGTCAATGaatgtctttctgtgtttcagcctcagctgcaggcGAAGACTTTGAGGGTGTTTGCTTGCTTCCCATCTCTTGACACGACACAACACAGCTCGGCCCTGCTGAAGCACAGAACCCCGGTCTTCTGCTCACTAGGGCTTGGCTGCCCAAATCTTTCCTTTAGCTTTCTTAGCTAGCAGGCCTGACATCGTTTACTGAGCTCACATGACAGCGTTTCGTTTTTTTCATTCAACATCAGGCTTCATGTCAGAGGCACTCCAACattacacataaatatacataaatctgacagaaacagacataaaTGTGTTTCCACAGAGGCTTCCTCATGTGGACGAGGGTCGGGGTCGGGGTTAGGCAAGTGGTGGTTATGGTTCGTGTAAgactccaggaaatgaatgtaagtttATGTAATATCccccaaagtgtgtgtgtgtgcctgtgtgttgtgATTGGAGGAGGGACTCCATCATCTCCCAGTTTACCAGTGAAGAAGGAAGAGGCAGCAGTAAGCTCTCAGAGCCTCAACATGAACGTCCATCACACTTTGATGTGCTTCGTCCTCCTCTGTGAGTacattcagtttctgtttcctgtttttgtatcatttttctttattttctttattggaCAGTTTCTCATGAGTGTTTTATACAGATCGGGTCGGGTCGGGTTGGTCAGGTATGAGCCACTTTAATGGATCCATGTGTCCATCAGAAGAATCGTTCGTTGCTGTGATCAATCCTGCAGGGACACGCTCTATCAGTGACAGTAACGAGGGACAGACTTCACAGCTCGTCTGACTTCTGAAGTTTAGCTGAGCGTCTGACGCATTTAAATCAAACGAGCATCTTCCAAAGTCCCAGTTTccactttgtgtttgcttgctgaTCCACGGTGGAGTGATGCTCTGATGAAGGCTCTCTGTGTGGTCAGACTGGACAGCAGAGACACTTACAGAGAACAGAAGGTAGAAAGTTTGGTTTTGGTTCTGTTTGACGACAGAAcctaaaatataataaaatatagttCATCACAGTCATCATAAGCTgagaatgaagatgaaaatgaggAACATGAACATGTTTTCACGTTTTCTACATGGTTGTTTTtagctgcaactaacgattattttcattatcgataAACCTGCCGATCGCTCCGTCTGTTGATAATGAACAGCTGTTCCTGCAGGTCATCTGTTTCCATAGCTCGTTTGATTTGACCACCAGCTCAAAACCCAaaaatgttattatattatgttatcATATATGACGAAGAAAAGCTCTGAATCCTgatgtttgagaagctggaaccagcaacAATCAGTCGATCATCAGTATAGATGATTGATCTTCTCAGCTCTACAGTAAACTTGAATTTAGATGCATTTGGTTGCACATTTACAGCGACGGAGTTGATGAGTTCTGTTCTTAGTGGAGTTTGTTTTTGAAACGCTTCCTGTGATtttagagaaagagaaaaaaaaaagccaccgGCATGTTGAGAGAACGGTGTGGAAACAACCTGTGGACGCGCTGCTTCCTGAATCCTCCTGtttacagcacagacaaaaaaactgTGCTGATTTGACATGTTTCTGTGAATTTAAATTGATTTACACAACGCTAAATCATCTCTCATGAAACACGAGCTACTGATGACTGTTTTATGAGCACCGTGTCAGAAACGCTGTGAAAGCTGTGAACCGGCTGAATGAAGCACAGCTCAGtctgttctctgctctgttaaaacaggaagaaagtgCAACAGGAGATCATGTTGAAAGTCTCTTGTGGTTTTGGCTCTTTGGACTCTTTAAGTGCAACGTTTGAAATCATAAAAAGCTGGAGTTCAGGGTTTAGTTCGAGGTGAAGCTTCATTCTGTTTtagtattattagtagtatTGTATTGACTGTAACCCTCTTTCATGCATCACCAGACTAGCTTTGTATTTAAGAGGAGGCCTGAatgtgctgctctctgtcttaTCTTTCCCTTAAAAACAACTGACTTCTGCCTTGTTTAAACGTGCTGTATTATCatcatttctcttctctttttctatcTTCTTGTTCTTTGGCTGTTTGAACGCTGACCTGACGCATCATCTTTAATTTACAGTAATTGCAGTCATACACcttcatgtctttgtgtgtcttaaACCTGTTTTCCGACTCCGAACGTCGCGGTGTGAGTCTCTGACTGCGGCTGAGCTCTGAGTTAGCGCGAAGCAGGAAGTGTGACTGCAGCTTTTCACAGACAGAAACTAACGATTGTTCATCTTTTTAAAGCTTTGCAGGATGGAAACGTTGGTGTCGTTCATGCCCAGATCATCGTCTATTCAGGAACTGAAGGAGGAGATGTCACAGTTAGATGCTCCTTGTCTAAGTCTGGAAGCCGGATGTTCTTCTGCAAGGAAAACTGCATAGGAGAGGATATTCTCATTATAACAACTGGCGTCAAAGTCCAGAGAGGCAGATACAGCATAGAATATAAAAGAAgttctggaggaggaggaggtgtttcTATGACCATCACACAGCTGAGGAAGTCTGATTCGGGACTGTACAGCTGTGGTCATGGCTCAGCTCTTTCAGACAAGCAGATTGAAATCATTGTTGTAGATGGTGAGTTTCGAAACGTTGCTGTAAAGAGATAAACCCAAACTGtgacacactgcaaaaaaaaaagcaatgcagatttgtttttctcagtgtcGATCGAACAGTTTTATAATTCTAGAAATTCTGGTTTCATACGTTAAGCTACTCGAAACCTGTAATAAACTCTCAGCAGCAAGTCTGAATGTTTCACTGAGACAATTCATTTCCCTCATTTCAAGCTTTTCTTCTAAAGCTTAAAGGAtattagccccagaggagcggcgcgtatatccgtataatgcgagtactcggggcatccatgtgcagcctctatataacgcataatctgcagaaactcgttcatattccaatatttagttctgatatgctggtgctattcccctctgagccggcggtcggctagtttagctgtagtttggcacagctgtggttcgttattgcgtattcgtagccgaccgccgcagagtcagccgtgttgtggctggctgctctcAGCGCCCGTTGTT
Proteins encoded:
- the LOC121613381 gene encoding polymeric immunoglobulin receptor-like isoform X2, producing the protein MNIHHVLFFFICSALRGGHTGLVSAKLNIYSAAEGGNGTISCHLSVAASRKFFCKEECKAEDVLVKTDDDVAQRDRYSIKYRNGPSGGGILSVTITRMTKSDSGRYRCGVGRNSLPDSYTDFEIRVSDAPLAGHSGFIRSAVEGDNATFPCSSTVYGRQKFFCKGQCEKDDDILIETDGNRTQSGRYSLEYKEVSTFGLDVTIRQATRSDTGQYSCGYGSALAPDSHKTFPIIILDATPGLSSSSERFTPSSVLPETTDQVTAPSSASCPPYLLYLVVSLPLVVVLMAVLLLLAYKWKTRRSLKTTRGTADSVHMKCPHVKTPPTRTSVTPERIRTQSTESGFHIVQPIMFSMLFLGRSFNMIFVMMVESWSFFRACSASPHMIILKCPACPKIQVFQATVLLKLVQSSISQLFNKSDQVSHCKAEELRGARFPKIHFVFGYFPE
- the LOC121613381 gene encoding uncharacterized protein LOC121613381 isoform X1 translates to MNIHHVLFFFICSALRGGHTGLVSAKLNIYSAAEGGNGTISCHLSVAASRKFFCKEECKAEDVLVKTDDDVAQRDRYSIKYRNGPSGGGILSVTITRMTKSDSGRYRCGVGRNSLPDSYTDFEIRVSDAPLAGHSGFIRSAVEGDNATFPCSSTVYGRQKFFCKGQCEKDDDILIETDGNRTQSGRYSLEYKEVSTFGLDVTIRQATRSDTGQYSCGYGSALAPDSHKTFPIIILDAATPGLSSSSERFTPSSVLPETTDQVTAPSSASCPPYLLYLVVSLPLVVVLMAVLLLLAYKWKTRRSLKTTRGTADSVHMKCPHVKTPPTRTSVTPERIRTQSTESGFHIVQPIMFSMLFLGRSFNMIFVMMVESWSFFRACSASPHMIILKCPACPKIQVFQATVLLKLVQSSISQLFNKSDQVSHCKAEELRGARFPKIHFVFGYFPE
- the LOC121613381 gene encoding polymeric immunoglobulin receptor-like isoform X3; translated protein: MNIHHVLFFFICSALRGGHTGLVSAKLNIYSAAEGGNGTISCHLSVAASRKFFCKEECKAEDVLVKTDDDVAQRDRYSIKYRNGPSGGGILSVTITRMTKSDSGRYRCGVGRNSLPDSYTDFEIRVSDAPLAGHSGFIRSAVEGDNATFPCSSTVYGRQKFFCKGQCEKDDDILIETDGNRTQSGRYSLEYKEVSTFGLDVTIRQATRSDTGQYSCGYGSALAPDSHKTFPIIILDAATPGLSSSSERFTPSSVLPETTDQVTAPSSASCPPYLLYLVVSLPLVVVLMAVLLLLAYKWKTRRSLKTTRGTADSVHMKPSFTPSVSTCEDSTYQNLRYTRKDQDPIY